One window from the genome of Onychomys torridus chromosome 20, mOncTor1.1, whole genome shotgun sequence encodes:
- the Nup37 gene encoding nucleoporin Nup37: MKQDPTRNAAYTVDCEDYVHVVEFNPFESGDSGNLIAYGGSNYVVIGMCTFQEEETDIEGIQYKTLRTFHHGVRVDGIAWSPETRLDSLPPVIKFCTSAADMKIRLFTSDLQDKNEYKVLEGHSDFINDLVFHPKEGHEIASVSDDHTCRIWSLEGKQTAHFLLHSPGMSVCWHPEETFKLMVAEKNGTIRFYDLMAQQAILSLQSEQIPLMSAHWCLKNTFKVGAVAGNDWIIWDITRSSYPQETRPVHMDRAHLFRWSAISENLFATTGYPGKMASQFQIHHLGHSQPILTGSVAVGSGLSWHRTLPLCAVGGDHKLLFWVTEI; encoded by the exons atGAAGCAAGATCCTACAAGAAATGCTGCCTACACTGTGGATTGTGAAGATTATGTCCATGTGGTAGAATTTAACCCCTTTGAGAGTGGCGATTCAGGAAATTTAATTGCATATGGTGGCAGTAATTATGTGGTTATTGGCATGTGCACATTTCAG gaggaagaaacagacatTGAAGGAATTCAATACAAAACCCTACGGACATTTCACCATGGAGTCCGAGTTGATGGCATAGCCTGGAGCCCAGAGACCAGACTTGATTCACTGCCTCCAGTAATCAA ATTTTGTACTTCGGCTGCTGATATGAAGATTAGATTATTTACTTCAGATCttcaagataaaaatgaatataag GTTTTGGAGGGTCATTCCGATTTCATTAATGACTTAGTGTTCCATCCCAAGGAAGGCCATGAAATTGCAAGTGTAAGTGATGACCACACCTGCAG GATTTGGAGCTTGGAAGGAAAACAGACggctcattttcttcttcattctcctggaatgAGTGTGTGCTGGCACCCTGAGGAAACATTTAAG CTGATGGTTGCAGAGAAGAATGGAACAATCCGGTTTTATGATCTAATGGCCCAACAGGCAATTTTATCTCTTCAGTCAGAACAGATACCCTTAATGTCAGCACACTGGTGCTTGAAAAACACCTTCAAAGTTGGTGCTGTTGCAGGAAATGATTGGATAATTTGGGATATCACTCGGTCCAG TTATCCTCAAGAAACCAGACCTGTTCACATGGATCGAGCACACTTATTTAG GTGGTCTGCAATCAGTGAAAACTTATTTGCAACCACTGGATATCCTGGCAAAATGGCAAGTCAGTTTCAAATTCATCATTTAGGACACTCTCAG CCCATCCTCACTGGTTCTGTAGCTGTCGGATCCGGTCTTTCCTGGCATAGAACACTCCCACTATGTGCAGTTGGAGGAGACCACAAGCTCTTGTTTTGGGTGACAGAAATATGA